Proteins found in one Misgurnus anguillicaudatus chromosome 3, ASM2758022v2, whole genome shotgun sequence genomic segment:
- the LOC129445217 gene encoding uncharacterized protein: MMDVMCCKSGTDQDLQDDESTDQTSTESLDSVCNAGEQQQILQTKLNMCSVKQEDSGNQMEIKTEPMEDHTEEENSHYGDFVPSDVKNESCVDGEITSSTSKEGMTAQTQEKKLHSGEHRVKKKKKKKQFHCEHCGKDFVVLSKLKRHMRTHSDEKSFYCTECGKYFKTQEYFDSHQRFHTGEKPYECPHCEKRFNRNHHLKAHVLSHTNEKPYQCSECGKTFKCLRSLKSHTKFHSEEKIYQCSHCDKRFHQKAQLIVHERVHTGEKPYVCSHCGKSFSSPSHFSVHQRVHTGVNPYVCDVCGKSFNQHQKLVTHQRIHTGENALIVRRRLLIQLP; the protein is encoded by the exons atgatggatgtgatgtgctgtaaatcaggaACTGATCAGGACTTACAGGATGATGAATCtactgatcaaacctccacagagtctctggattctgtctgtaacgctggagaacagcagcagatcctgcagaccaaactcaaCATGTGTTCAGTCAAACAGGAGGACAGTGGAAACCAAATGGAGATAAAAACAGAACCAATGGAAGATCACACTGAGGAAGAAAACAGTCATTATGGTGATTTTGTTCCTTCAG atgtgaagaaTGAATCATGTGTGGATGGAGAAATAACATCATCAACATCAAAAGAGGGTATGACAGCACAAACtcaagagaagaaacttcattcaggAGAGCACAgagtgaagaagaagaagaagaagaagcagtttcACTGTGAGCATTGTGGGAAGGATTTTGTTGTCTTATCTAAGCTGAAACgtcacatgaggacacacagtgatgaaaagTCTTTctactgcactgaatgtggcaAATATTTCAAAACCCAAGAATATTTTGATAGTCATCAGAGATttcacacaggagaaaaaccatacgagtgtcctcactgtgagaagagattTAACCGGAACCATCATCTGAAGGCACATGTGCTTTCACACACCAATGAGAAaccgtatcagtgcagtgaATGTGGAAAAACCTTTAAGTGTTTACGCTCTTTAAAATCACACACAAAATTTCACAGTGAGGAGAAAATATAtcagtgttcacactgtgataaacGTTTCCATCAGAAAGCTCAGCTGATAgtccatgagagagttcacacaggagagaaaccttacgtctgctctcatTGTGGTAAGAGCTTCTCTAGTCCATCTCATTTCAgtgttcatcagagagttcacactggagtgAATCCTTACGTCTGTGATGTTTGCGGAAAGAGTTTTAATCAACATCAAAAATTAGTGACacaccagagaattcatacaggagaAAATGCTCTCATTGTGAGAAGACGTTTGCTCATTCAGCTTCCTTAA
- the LOC129445215 gene encoding uncharacterized protein: protein MMDVMCCKSGTDQDLQDDESTDQTSTESLDSVCNAGEQQQILQNKLNMCSVKLIDFRNLMMKIKTEPTEIKTETTSDEYEDKHSDGHVFFLSDVKSELCLDGEMTSSTLSCISAGETLRYLERKHTEHEHHLKKHTNERPYQCKSHKTLHTEEKPFQCSHCDKRFSHKSHLRVHERIHTGEKPHHCDVCGKSFSQREHLVRHQRTHTGEKPYKCSQCEKTFTQSASLKDHQRLHTGEKPYKCSHCEKTFSHSGHLKTHQRLHTGEKPYVCSQCGKSFTALSSIRLHQRVHTGEKPHHCNVCGKSFSLRDYLVSHQRTHTGEKPYKCSHCEKTFTHSTSFKVHKRIHTGEKPYQCNVCGRSFRQHANVLKHQRVHTGEKPYICSHCGKSFPDLRSIRIHERLHTGEKPHHYFVRAERRCALVRTLFRARIVFCALAGTLFRARIVFCALARTLVRAGIVFCALVSRARAWFLCARLLGLIKRHTSLSSTAGGALQLFSPPINPLKKELACDVFVYPQCFSLLNVLLSVNGVSSLCILVLMMDVMCCKSVGTDLSMLDIDDFITEISQLKKEVALLETKLRLRGDEGLKREDSELSLTLLCYTESKHTDAQDTTVCDSNQDLQDDESTDQTSTESLDSVCNAGEQQQILQTKLNMCSVKLIDCKNLMMKIKTEPTEIKTEPTADEDHTVEDEDSHDDAFISSDVKSESFLDGEITSSTSEERLTAQTQEKKLHSEEHREKKKKKKFDCQQCGKDFVIVSQLKSHMRTHSGVKSFYCTECGKYFSTKHNLAVHQRIHTGEKPYECPHCEMRFNHKYYLKKHMLLHTNERPYQCSKCEKTFKDSGSLKLHQKIHSEEKRYQCSHCDKAFSHESHLIRHKRVHTGEKPYRCDVCGKSFSQHYNLVPHLRSHSGEKPYKCSQCEKTFTHSFSLKIHKRLHTGEKPYHCSVCGKNFNQRENFVRHQRTHTGEKPYKCSQCEKTFAYSSRLKVHERVHTGEKPYICSICEERFASFRSLQHHHKKKHTEEQTTLKSS from the exons atgatggatgtgatgtgctgtaaatcaggaACTGATCAGGACTTACAGGATGATGAATCtactgatcaaacctccacagagtctctggattctgtctgtaacgctggagaacagcagcagatcctgcagaacaaactcaacatgtgttcagtcaaactcATCGACTTCAggaacctcatgatgaagatcaaaactgaacccacagaaataaaaactgaaaccaCATCTGATGAATATGAAGACAAACACAGTGAtggtcatgttttttttctgtcag ATGTAAAGAGTGAATTATGTTTGGATGGAGAAATGACGTCCTcgactctttcctgcatcagCGCTGGAGAGACATTGAGATATttagagagaaaacacacagaacatgaACATCATCTGAAGAAacacaccaatgagagaccgtatcagtgcaAGTCACACAAAACACTACACACTGAAGAGAAACCCTTTCaatgttcacactgtgataaacGTTTCAGTCATAAATCTCATCTGAGAGTCCAcgagagaattcacactggagagaaacctcatcactgtgatgtttgtgggaagagttttagtcaacgTGAACATTTAGTGAgacaccagagaactcatacaggtgaaaaaccttacaaatgctctcagtgcgAGAAAACGTTTACTCAGTCAGCTTCCTTAAAAGACCATCAGAgacttcatactggagagaaaccttacaaatgTTCTCATTGTGAGAAGACGTTTTCTCATTCAGGTCACTTAAAAACCCATCAGagacttcacactggagagaaaccttacgtctgctctcaaTGTGGCAAGAGCTTCACTGCTCTAAGTTCTATCAGacttcatcagagagttcatactggagagaaacctcatcactgtaatgtttgtgggaagagtttcagTCTACGTGATTATTTAGTGtcacaccagagaactcatacaggtgaaaaaccttacaaatgctctcattgTGAGAAGACGTTTACTCATTCAACTTCCTTCAAAGTCCATaaaagaattcacactggagagaaaccttaccaATGTAATGTCTGTGGGAGGAGTTTTAGGCAACATGCTAATGTTTTAAAGCACCAGCGAGTTCAtacaggagagaaaccttacatctGCTCTCATTGTGGAAAGAGCTTCCCTGATTTAAGATCTATTAGAATCCACGAGagacttcacactggagagaaacctcatcact ATTTTGTGCGCGCTGAGCGGAGGTGCGCTCTCGTGAGGACGCTTTTCCGCGCGCGAATTGTGTTCTGCGCGCTCGCGGGGACGCTTTTCCGCGCGCGGATAGTGTTCTGTGCGCTCGCGAGGACGCTTGTCCGCGCGGGAATAGTGTTCTGCGCGCTTGTATCTCGCGCTCGCGCGTGGTTTTTGTGCGCGCGACTTTTGGGTCTGATTAAACGCCATActtctctctccagtacagcaggaggcgctctgcagctctttagtccgccaataaacccactaaagaaagagctcgcgtgtgatgtgtttgtgtatcctcagtgtttttctctcttgaaTGTTTTATTGAGTGTAAACGGAGTCTcgtctctgtgtattttagtgttgatgatggatgtgatgtgctgtaaatcagtaggaactgatctgtccatgctggatattgatgatttcatcacagaaatctctcagctgaagaaagaggtggcgttactggagacaaagctgagattaagaggagatgaaggactgaagagagag GACTCCGAGCTCAGTCTGactttactctgttatactgagtcaaagcacacagacgctcaggacactacagtgtgtgacagtaatcaGGACTTACAGGATGATGAATCtactgatcaaacctccacagagtctctggattctgtctgtaacgctggagaacagcagcagatcctgcagaccaaactcaacatgtgttcagtcaaactcatcgactgcaagaacctcatgatgaagatcaaaactgaacctacagaaataaaaactgaacctaCAGCAGATGAAGATCACACCGTGGAAGATGAAGACAGTCATGATGATGCTTTTATTTCTTCAG atgtgaagagtgaATCATTTTTGGATGGAGAAATAACGTCCTCAACATCAGAAGAGAGACTGACTGCACAAACtcaagagaagaaacttcattcagaagagcacagagagaagaagaagaagaaaaagtttGACTGTCAGCAGTGTGGGAAGGATTTTGTCATCGTATCTCAGCTGAAAAgtcacatgaggacacacagtggTGTAAAGTCTTTctactgcactgaatgtggcaAATACTTCAGCACCAAACACAATCTTGCTgttcatcagagaattcacacaggagaaaaaccatacgagtgtcctcactgtgagatGAGATTCAACcacaaatattatttaaaaaaacacatgctTTTACACACTAATgagagaccgtatcagtgcagtaaatgtgaaaaaaccTTTAAAGATTCAGGTTCATTAAAATTACACCAGAAAATTCACTCTGAGGAGAAACGCTAtcagtgttcacactgtgataaagCTTTCAGTCATGAATCTCATCTGATACGCCAtaagagagttcacactggagagaaaccttatcgctgtgatgtttgtgggaagagtttcagTCAACATTACAATTTAGTGCCACACCTGAGAAGTCAttcaggtgaaaaaccttacaaatgctctcagtgtgagaagacgtttACTCATTCATTTTCCTTAAAAATCCATAAGagacttcacactggagagaaaccttaccactgtagtgtttgtgggaagaatTTTAATCAACGTGAAAATTTTGTGAGACatcagagaactcatacaggtgaaaaaccttacaaatgctctcaatGTGAGAAGACATTTGCTTATTCAAGTAGGTTAAAAGTCCATGAGAGGGTTCATAcgggagagaaaccttacatctGCTCGATCTGTGAAGAGAGATTTGCTTCTTTTAGAAGTCTTCAGCATCATCATAAGAAGAAACATACTGAAGAACAAACTACACTGAAATCATCATAG